The following proteins are encoded in a genomic region of Nonomuraea muscovyensis:
- a CDS encoding inorganic phosphate transporter has protein sequence MEAVVLVAVAGVFAIVTGMNDGGALLATGLKLPTVRPATGILTLVVMVALVPLATHAVALTFVNRLATFQGPGARIAMTIAVLSALVVVIVLSSKGRPTSLTLAIVGGLTGAGLGWGLPVSAGSVALVLAFGLAAPFVGGLVAWGVTRLLVQTTTSRGLWRWHRVGFGLQTVAYAANDGQKMLAVFMIALGFQDAPLAYTSLVALLFAIGSLYGLPKAGRTLGQEIIASRPLHGVAAELASGTAVIACAVVGMPVSMTQAVAGGLIGAGVAQGGGGRVRWYAAVKIVVAWLLTLPASALLAGVVAFILKRT, from the coding sequence TTGGAAGCCGTCGTGCTGGTCGCCGTCGCAGGCGTGTTCGCGATCGTGACGGGCATGAACGACGGCGGCGCGCTCCTCGCGACGGGACTGAAGCTGCCCACGGTACGGCCGGCGACCGGCATCCTCACGCTCGTCGTCATGGTGGCGCTGGTGCCGCTGGCCACCCACGCCGTGGCGCTGACGTTCGTGAACCGGCTGGCCACCTTCCAGGGGCCCGGCGCGCGGATCGCGATGACGATCGCCGTGCTGTCCGCGCTCGTCGTGGTCATCGTACTGAGCTCCAAAGGCCGCCCGACGAGCCTCACGCTGGCCATCGTCGGCGGGCTCACCGGGGCCGGCCTCGGGTGGGGTCTGCCGGTCTCGGCCGGGTCGGTGGCGCTGGTGCTGGCCTTCGGCCTCGCCGCCCCCTTCGTCGGCGGGCTCGTGGCGTGGGGCGTGACGCGGCTGCTGGTGCAGACGACCACCAGCCGGGGGCTGTGGCGCTGGCACCGGGTGGGGTTCGGGCTGCAGACCGTGGCCTACGCGGCCAACGACGGGCAGAAGATGCTCGCCGTCTTCATGATCGCGCTCGGCTTCCAGGACGCCCCCCTGGCGTACACGTCGCTGGTGGCGCTGCTGTTCGCGATCGGCTCGCTGTACGGCCTGCCGAAGGCGGGCCGTACGCTCGGCCAGGAGATCATCGCCTCCCGGCCGCTGCACGGCGTGGCGGCGGAGCTGGCCTCGGGCACCGCGGTGATCGCCTGCGCCGTGGTGGGTATGCCGGTGAGCATGACGCAGGCCGTCGCCGGAGGTCTCATCGGCGCGGGCGTCGCGCAGGGCGGCGGTGGCCGGGTCCGCTGGTACGCCGCCGTCAAGATCGTCGTCGCCTGGCTGCTGACGCTTCCCGCCAGCGCACTGCTCGCCGGAGTCGTCGCGTTCATCCTGAAGAGGACATGA
- a CDS encoding DUF47 domain-containing protein yields the protein MKRLRRIRDLMTGRMDSALTEALLGQLEATKEGAWLAMAMIGGEVGRTGAHEQMRAIEHLGDEERRRLVEELRSALVTPIDREDLFRLSRSIDDVLDSLRDFVRESHLYRVPDQIRFSPLLDQVISGIDALENAVRDLASRPSAVVHDALEAKKTGGAIRRMYQYEISRIFSGELTAEAMKERELVRRLEIVGVAIGDAADAIADGAMKR from the coding sequence ATGAAGCGACTGCGCCGCATCCGCGACCTGATGACCGGCCGCATGGACAGCGCGCTGACCGAGGCGCTGCTCGGCCAGTTGGAGGCCACCAAGGAGGGGGCCTGGCTGGCCATGGCCATGATCGGCGGCGAGGTGGGCCGGACGGGCGCGCACGAGCAGATGCGCGCGATCGAGCATCTCGGCGACGAGGAGCGCCGCCGACTGGTCGAGGAGCTCAGGAGCGCCCTCGTCACGCCGATCGACCGCGAGGACCTCTTCAGGCTCTCGCGCTCCATCGACGACGTGCTCGACTCGCTGCGCGACTTCGTCCGCGAGTCGCATCTGTACCGGGTGCCCGACCAGATCCGCTTCTCGCCGCTGCTGGACCAGGTCATCAGCGGCATCGACGCGCTGGAGAACGCCGTCCGCGACCTGGCCTCCCGTCCCTCGGCCGTGGTGCACGACGCGCTGGAGGCCAAGAAGACGGGCGGGGCGATCAGGAGGATGTACCAGTACGAGATCTCGCGCATCTTCTCGGGCGAGCTGACGGCCGAGGCGATGAAGGAACGTGAGCTGGTGCGCCGCCTGGAGATCGTCGGCGTGGCCATCGGCGACGCGGCGGACGCCATCGCCGACGGCGCCATGAAACGCTGA
- the purU gene encoding formyltetrahydrofolate deformylase produces the protein MSPAEYVLTLSCPDRPGVVAAVSGLLAGHGCNIIESQQFGDRDEQRFFMRVQFAAPLGEDELRAAFAALAPDFGMEFELRDTARKPRVLIMVSRFDHCLNDLLYRVRKKALDIEIVAVVSNHPDLRPLTQSYGIDYHHLPVTPATKAKQEAEVLTLVEHYQVDLVVLARYMQVLSEDLCAKLAGRAINIHHSFLPSFKGAKPYHQAHNRGVKLIGATAHYVTSDLDEGPIIEQEVARVNHSHSPEDLAAIGRDVECVTLARAVRWHAEQRVLLDGHKTVVFPR, from the coding sequence ATGAGCCCTGCCGAGTACGTCCTGACCCTGTCCTGCCCTGACCGGCCGGGTGTGGTGGCCGCCGTCTCCGGCCTGCTCGCCGGGCACGGCTGCAACATCATCGAGAGCCAGCAGTTCGGCGACCGGGACGAGCAGCGCTTCTTCATGCGCGTCCAGTTCGCCGCGCCGCTCGGCGAGGACGAGCTGCGCGCGGCCTTCGCCGCGCTCGCGCCGGACTTCGGCATGGAGTTCGAGCTGCGCGACACGGCCCGCAAGCCCCGGGTGCTGATCATGGTGAGCAGGTTCGACCACTGCCTGAACGACCTGCTCTACCGGGTGCGCAAGAAGGCCCTGGACATCGAGATCGTCGCCGTGGTCTCCAACCACCCCGACCTGCGACCCCTCACGCAGTCCTACGGCATCGACTACCACCACCTGCCGGTCACCCCCGCGACCAAGGCCAAGCAGGAGGCCGAGGTGCTGACGCTGGTCGAGCACTACCAGGTGGACCTCGTGGTGCTGGCGCGCTACATGCAGGTGCTGTCCGAGGACCTGTGCGCCAAGCTCGCCGGCCGGGCGATCAACATCCACCACTCGTTCCTGCCGTCGTTCAAGGGGGCCAAGCCCTACCACCAGGCGCACAACCGCGGCGTCAAGCTCATCGGCGCGACCGCGCACTACGTGACGTCCGACCTGGACGAGGGGCCGATCATCGAGCAGGAGGTGGCGCGCGTCAACCACAGCCACTCGCCCGAGGACCTCGCCGCCATCGGCCGCGACGTGGAGTGCGTGACCCTGGCCAGGGCGGTCAGGTGGCACGCCGAGCAGCGGGTGCTGCTCGACGGGCACAAGACGGTCGTCTTCCCCCGCTGA